One window of Deltaproteobacteria bacterium CG2_30_66_27 genomic DNA carries:
- a CDS encoding transcriptional regulator (indirectly regulates nitrogen metabolism; at high nitrogen levels P-II prevents the phosphorylation of NR-I, the transcriptional activator of the glutamine synthetase gene (glnA); at low nitrogen levels P-II is uridylylated to form PII-UMP and interacts with an adenylyltransferase (GlnE) that activates GlnA) has protein sequence MKKIEAIIKPFKLDEVKKALNEAGVTGMTVLEVKGFGRQKGHTEVYRGAEYVVDFIPKVKIEAAVQDELVPAVVERILTTARTGKIGDGKIFVYDLEEVVRIRTGERGQEAL, from the coding sequence GTGAAAAAGATCGAAGCGATCATCAAGCCGTTCAAGCTCGACGAGGTGAAGAAGGCGCTCAACGAGGCGGGCGTCACCGGCATGACCGTCCTCGAGGTGAAGGGGTTCGGGCGGCAGAAGGGGCACACCGAGGTGTACCGCGGCGCGGAGTACGTCGTCGACTTCATCCCGAAGGTCAAGATCGAGGCGGCCGTCCAGGACGAGTTGGTGCCGGCGGTGGTCGAGCGGATCCTGACCACCGCGCGCACGGGGAAGATCGGCGACGGGAAGATCTTCGTCTACGATCTCGAGGAGGTGGTCCGCATCCGGACCGGAGAGAGGGGACAGGAAGCGTTGTAG
- a CDS encoding rubredoxin: MKKWRCIVCSYVYDPAAGDPDNGVPPGTAFENIPDDWVCPLCGAGKDEFEAVD; the protein is encoded by the coding sequence ATGAAAAAGTGGAGATGCATCGTCTGCAGCTACGTCTACGACCCGGCCGCAGGCGACCCGGACAACGGCGTGCCGCCCGGCACCGCCTTCGAGAACATCCCGGACGACTGGGTATGCCCTCTCTGCGGCGCCGGGAAGGACGAGTTCGAGGCGGTCGACTGA
- a CDS encoding cob(I)yrinic acid a,c-diamide adenosyltransferase: protein MEPRKAPERIPEKPRRGLVLVITGDGKGKTTSCLGMAVRAVGYGMKVLMVQFIKGSLHYGELDGAKRLAPEFELLPMGKGFVGIRGDSLPMEEHVAAAREALALARERMLSGRYDVIILDEVNVAVRLGLLDVKELLALIAEKPASVHLILSGRNAHEEVIRVAHLVSEVRSVKHPYDQGIEAEKGIDY from the coding sequence ATGGAACCTCGAAAAGCGCCCGAACGGATCCCGGAAAAGCCGCGCAGGGGGCTCGTGCTCGTCATCACCGGCGACGGGAAGGGGAAGACGACCTCGTGTCTCGGGATGGCGGTGCGCGCCGTCGGGTACGGGATGAAGGTCCTGATGGTGCAGTTCATCAAGGGGTCGCTCCACTACGGCGAGCTCGACGGGGCGAAACGGCTGGCGCCCGAGTTCGAGCTTCTCCCGATGGGGAAGGGGTTCGTCGGGATCCGGGGCGACTCGCTTCCGATGGAAGAGCACGTGGCGGCGGCGCGCGAGGCGTTGGCCCTGGCCCGGGAGCGGATGCTCTCCGGGAGGTACGACGTGATCATCCTCGACGAGGTGAACGTGGCGGTCCGCCTCGGGCTGCTCGACGTGAAGGAGCTCCTCGCGCTGATCGCGGAGAAGCCGGCGAGCGTCCACCTGATCCTGTCGGGGCGCAATGCGCACGAAGAGGTGATCCGCGTCGCCCACCTGGTGAGCGAGGTCCGCAGCGTCAAGCACCCCTACGACCAGGGGATCGAGGCGGAGAAGGGGATCGACTACTGA
- a CDS encoding phosphate ABC transporter permease subunit PstC, with the protein MARKTGGNIKDLIFERATGAFAFVVLFLAVLLFAVLLRESIPALRKFGAAFLVTGTWDPVLEKFGALPFIYGTVVSSFLAILIAVPLSVGAAIFIDEYAPPWMKTPVSFLAELLAAIPSVIYGLWGIFVLVPILRDGLMKPVAKYLGWIPLFKGPVYGPSMLAAGVLLSIMIIPFILSVSREVLATIPQRQKEAVLSLGGTRWEMLRIVIGQHCIPGIFGATILGLGRALGETMAVTMVIGNRPEALLSLFQPGYSMAAVIANEFTEAVGDVYLSSLVLIGLILFAMTLAVNLAAKGILTKMVARASRGI; encoded by the coding sequence ATGGCCAGGAAAACCGGCGGGAACATAAAGGATCTCATCTTCGAGAGGGCCACGGGAGCGTTCGCTTTCGTGGTCCTCTTCCTCGCGGTGCTCCTGTTCGCGGTGCTGCTGCGGGAGTCGATCCCCGCCTTGCGGAAGTTCGGGGCCGCGTTCCTCGTCACCGGGACGTGGGACCCGGTCCTCGAGAAGTTCGGCGCGCTCCCCTTCATCTACGGAACCGTGGTCTCGTCCTTTCTCGCCATCCTCATCGCCGTGCCGTTGAGCGTGGGGGCCGCGATCTTCATCGACGAGTACGCCCCCCCCTGGATGAAGACGCCCGTGTCGTTCCTCGCCGAGCTCCTCGCGGCGATCCCGAGCGTGATCTACGGTCTGTGGGGGATCTTCGTCCTCGTGCCGATCCTCCGGGACGGGCTCATGAAACCCGTGGCGAAATACCTCGGTTGGATTCCCCTCTTCAAAGGACCGGTGTACGGCCCGAGCATGCTGGCGGCGGGGGTTCTCCTGTCGATCATGATCATCCCGTTCATCCTGTCGGTCAGCCGGGAGGTGCTGGCCACCATCCCGCAGCGGCAGAAGGAGGCCGTCCTGTCGCTGGGAGGCACCCGCTGGGAGATGCTCCGGATCGTGATCGGGCAGCACTGCATCCCCGGCATCTTCGGAGCGACGATCCTCGGCCTGGGACGGGCGTTGGGAGAGACGATGGCGGTCACGATGGTCATCGGGAACCGCCCGGAGGCCCTCCTCTCGCTCTTCCAGCCGGGATACTCGATGGCGGCGGTCATCGCCAACGAGTTCACCGAGGCCGTCGGGGACGTCTATCTCTCCTCCCTGGTTCTCATCGGGCTCATCCTCTTCGCGATGACCCTCGCCGTGAACCTTGCGGCCAAGGGAATCCTCACGAAGATGGTCGCGCGCGCCTCGCGGGGGATCTAA
- a CDS encoding phosphate ABC transporter substrate-binding protein PstS: MARTAAALVFSLAVVTGAMAAGPLTMNGAGATFPYPLYSKWFYEYSNANPAVRFNYQSIGSGGGIKQITAGTVNFGATDAPMTEGEMKKAPGTILHIPTALGAVVPVYNLAGAASGLRLTPDVLAGIYLGKITRWNDPKIAELNKTVTMPNEDIVVAHRSDGSGTTDIFTNYLTTVNVEWRAKVGRGKSVNWPVGIGGKGNEGVAGVVKQTPGAVGYVELAYAKQNKMKVAALRNKEGHFVSPTLEATSAAAAGVAKSMPADFRVSLVDAPGKESWPISGLTWILVYKDQKDEARGRAMVRFLKWAIRDGQKMEAALDYAALPKPVVEKIDVALKQISFKGKSLY; the protein is encoded by the coding sequence ATGGCAAGAACCGCAGCCGCGCTCGTTTTCTCGCTTGCCGTCGTCACCGGGGCGATGGCGGCGGGTCCGTTGACAATGAACGGCGCGGGGGCGACGTTCCCGTACCCGCTCTATTCCAAATGGTTCTACGAATACTCCAACGCCAACCCGGCGGTCCGGTTCAACTACCAGTCGATCGGCTCCGGCGGCGGGATCAAGCAGATCACCGCGGGGACGGTGAACTTCGGCGCCACCGACGCGCCGATGACGGAAGGGGAGATGAAGAAAGCCCCTGGAACCATCCTCCACATCCCGACGGCGCTCGGGGCGGTGGTCCCGGTCTACAACCTCGCGGGCGCGGCGAGCGGGCTGAGGCTCACGCCGGACGTCCTCGCCGGCATCTACCTCGGCAAGATCACCCGCTGGAACGACCCGAAGATCGCGGAGCTGAACAAGACCGTGACGATGCCGAACGAGGACATCGTGGTCGCCCACCGCTCCGACGGGTCCGGCACCACGGACATCTTCACGAACTACCTGACGACGGTGAACGTCGAGTGGCGAGCGAAGGTCGGCCGAGGCAAGTCGGTCAACTGGCCGGTCGGGATCGGCGGCAAGGGAAACGAGGGCGTGGCGGGGGTGGTAAAACAGACTCCCGGCGCGGTGGGGTACGTGGAACTGGCATACGCGAAGCAGAACAAGATGAAGGTTGCGGCGCTTCGGAACAAGGAGGGACACTTCGTTTCGCCGACCCTGGAGGCGACCTCGGCCGCCGCCGCGGGAGTGGCGAAATCGATGCCCGCCGATTTCCGGGTTTCGCTGGTCGACGCACCAGGAAAGGAGTCGTGGCCCATCTCCGGGCTCACCTGGATCCTCGTGTACAAGGACCAGAAGGACGAGGCCAGGGGGAGGGCCATGGTACGATTCCTCAAGTGGGCGATCCGGGACGGCCAGAAGATGGAGGCCGCGCTCGACTACGCCGCGCTTCCAAAGCCGGTGGTGGAAAAGATCGACGTGGCGCTGAAGCAGATCTCCTTCAAGGGGAAATCGCTGTACTGA
- a CDS encoding ammonium transporter, whose product MKWMLCLAALLLAAGTVLPAMAADAPSATAATAAADAPPPPAAAPAAPADAPTPAQVQKNLDFVWTLVAAFLVFFMQAGFAMVESGFTRAKNAVNIMMKNLMDFSVGSIAFFLVGFGIMFGTNPTGWFGTDGFFLSDFARDADKWLYAFWMFQVVFAATSATIVSGAMAERTKFLSYLVYSAVISALIYPVFGSWAWGGLYHGKGWLEKLGFIDFAGSTVVHSIGGWAALWGAVMLGPRLGRYSRDGKVNAIPGHNIPMAALGVFILWFGWFGFNPGSTTAGSPDIARIAVTTNLAAAAGAITALLTAWWIFRKPDGGMTLNGVLAGLVAITAPCATVTPVGAIWIGAIAGVVVVLSVLFFDRIRIDDPVGAISVHGVCGALGTLLAAVFHEEGFSLARLGVQALGVGAAFVWTGVTAGGLFFLLKKTIGLRVSEEEEMDGLDYHEHGNTAYANFQLVERR is encoded by the coding sequence ATGAAATGGATGTTGTGCCTGGCGGCGCTCCTGCTCGCCGCCGGCACGGTTCTTCCGGCGATGGCGGCGGACGCGCCGTCCGCGACGGCGGCCACGGCGGCGGCCGACGCCCCTCCCCCTCCCGCCGCGGCGCCTGCCGCGCCTGCAGATGCACCGACGCCCGCCCAGGTCCAGAAGAACCTCGATTTCGTATGGACCCTCGTCGCGGCCTTTCTCGTCTTCTTCATGCAAGCGGGCTTCGCGATGGTGGAGTCCGGGTTCACCCGCGCCAAGAACGCCGTCAACATCATGATGAAGAACCTGATGGATTTCTCCGTCGGATCGATCGCGTTCTTTCTTGTCGGGTTCGGCATCATGTTCGGAACGAACCCGACGGGCTGGTTCGGCACCGACGGCTTCTTCCTGTCGGACTTCGCCAGGGACGCCGACAAGTGGCTGTACGCCTTCTGGATGTTCCAGGTCGTCTTCGCCGCGACGTCGGCCACGATCGTATCCGGGGCGATGGCGGAACGGACGAAATTCCTCTCCTACCTCGTCTACAGCGCCGTGATCAGCGCCCTCATCTACCCGGTCTTCGGGTCCTGGGCGTGGGGCGGCCTGTACCACGGGAAGGGGTGGCTGGAGAAGCTGGGCTTCATCGACTTCGCCGGTTCCACCGTGGTCCACTCCATCGGGGGGTGGGCGGCGTTATGGGGCGCGGTGATGCTCGGGCCACGGCTCGGCCGCTACTCCAGGGACGGCAAGGTCAACGCCATCCCCGGGCACAACATCCCGATGGCGGCGCTCGGCGTCTTCATCCTCTGGTTCGGGTGGTTCGGATTCAATCCGGGGAGCACCACGGCGGGCAGTCCCGACATCGCGCGCATCGCGGTGACCACGAACCTCGCGGCGGCGGCGGGGGCGATCACCGCCCTCCTGACCGCCTGGTGGATCTTCAGGAAACCCGACGGCGGCATGACCTTGAACGGGGTCCTGGCCGGCCTCGTGGCGATCACCGCTCCCTGCGCCACGGTCACCCCCGTGGGCGCGATCTGGATCGGCGCGATCGCGGGAGTGGTCGTCGTCCTCTCCGTCCTGTTCTTCGACCGGATCCGGATCGACGACCCGGTGGGCGCCATCTCGGTCCACGGGGTCTGCGGGGCCCTCGGCACCCTCCTGGCCGCCGTATTCCACGAGGAAGGGTTCTCGCTCGCCCGGCTGGGCGTCCAGGCGCTGGGCGTGGGCGCCGCGTTCGTGTGGACCGGCGTGACGGCCGGAGGGCTCTTCTTCCTTCTGAAAAAGACGATCGGCCTGCGGGTAAGCGAGGAAGAGGAGATGGACGGGCTCGACTACCACGAACACGGGAACACGGCCTACGCGAACTTCCAGCTCGTCGAGAGGAGGTAA
- a CDS encoding phosphate ABC transporter, permease protein PstA — protein MKALFCLAAILVILPLFLIFFDLLIKGGKELKLTLLTDLPRPVGEPGGGIANGIVGTLVITLLTMLWSVPTAVLCGIYLAEYGRGKFASAVRFAADTMTGVPSIIMGIFAYILVVLPMKRFSAWAGAAALSMIFIPVAVRTTEEMLRTVPTAVREAALALGIARWKATLRITVRTAWPGILTGILLSMARILGETAPLLFTALGNQFWQTRLDQPIAAVPLQIFTYAISPYEDWHDKAWAGALVLITMVLVINIAARVLTREKR, from the coding sequence ATGAAGGCGTTGTTCTGCCTCGCGGCGATCCTCGTCATCCTGCCGCTGTTCCTCATCTTCTTCGACCTGCTGATCAAGGGGGGCAAGGAACTCAAGCTGACGCTGCTGACCGACCTGCCCCGCCCCGTCGGGGAGCCGGGAGGGGGGATCGCGAACGGGATCGTCGGGACACTCGTCATCACCCTCCTGACGATGCTGTGGTCGGTTCCCACGGCGGTCCTGTGCGGGATCTACCTCGCGGAGTACGGGAGGGGAAAATTCGCCTCCGCGGTGCGGTTCGCCGCCGACACGATGACCGGCGTTCCCTCCATCATCATGGGGATCTTCGCCTACATTCTCGTTGTCCTCCCGATGAAGCGGTTTTCCGCCTGGGCCGGAGCGGCTGCGCTCTCCATGATCTTCATTCCCGTCGCCGTGCGGACGACGGAGGAGATGCTCCGGACCGTCCCGACGGCGGTGCGGGAAGCCGCCCTGGCGCTGGGGATCGCGCGGTGGAAGGCCACCCTGCGGATCACGGTAAGGACGGCATGGCCGGGGATCCTGACGGGGATCCTTCTCTCCATGGCGCGCATCTTAGGGGAGACCGCACCCCTGCTCTTCACCGCCTTGGGAAACCAGTTCTGGCAGACGAGGCTCGATCAACCGATCGCGGCGGTTCCGCTCCAGATATTCACCTATGCGATCTCGCCCTACGAGGACTGGCACGACAAGGCGTGGGCGGGGGCTCTCGTACTGATCACGATGGTTCTCGTCATCAACATCGCCGCCCGGGTCCTCACCCGGGAGAAACGTTAG
- a CDS encoding nif-specific transcriptional activator NifA: protein MTDPRSPEKAEIAAIHEVAKILTSTQNLDRALGVALRTLQSFLGFDRTAIFRPDETTREIRMGIAAGYTAEERERGRYVWGEGIVGKTMKTGSPIALPDVRVEPSFLDKTRTHGNSAGEGPLSWICVPIKIGAETLGVLSAERIGREGARALESDTRTLTVIGCLIGQALKLHKAIERLQDEFKRQRKEFEKTIRKTYRIENIVGQSKRMQEVFAAVTSVAPSRATVLLRGESGTGKEMIARAIHQGGGRADRPFVAVNCAALPETLLESELFGHRRGAFTGAVEERKGRFEEASGGTIFLDEVGDIPLPTQVKLLRVLQERTFERLGENRPVPVDVRIIAATNADLEKMVAGGTFREDLYYRLNVIPVFLPPLRDRREDILPLTEHFLERFNREHGKSVAFSKDALDLLLEYRWTGNVRELENLVERVVVMSKAPVVMAQDLPRAIRVAASLPATGSYGQPPAPQAVDAASAAEPIHPTAPREGRPRAEYLKAMEREELHAALSSAGWVIARAAKILGWTPRQVAYKMKKHGLSSPWKK, encoded by the coding sequence GTGACCGACCCCCGATCCCCCGAGAAGGCCGAGATCGCGGCCATCCACGAGGTGGCCAAGATCCTCACCTCGACGCAGAACCTCGACCGCGCGCTGGGGGTCGCCCTGCGCACGCTCCAGAGCTTCCTCGGATTCGACCGCACCGCCATTTTCCGCCCCGACGAGACGACCCGCGAAATCCGGATGGGGATCGCCGCCGGCTACACCGCGGAGGAACGGGAGCGGGGTCGGTACGTCTGGGGCGAGGGGATCGTCGGAAAGACGATGAAGACGGGCAGCCCCATCGCCCTCCCCGACGTCCGGGTGGAGCCGTCGTTCCTCGACAAGACGCGCACGCACGGGAATTCGGCCGGAGAGGGTCCGCTTTCCTGGATCTGCGTCCCCATCAAGATCGGCGCCGAGACGCTGGGGGTGCTGAGCGCCGAGCGGATCGGCCGCGAGGGCGCCCGGGCGCTCGAATCGGACACGCGGACCCTCACCGTGATCGGATGCCTCATCGGGCAGGCGCTGAAGCTCCACAAGGCGATCGAACGGCTGCAGGACGAGTTCAAGCGGCAACGGAAGGAATTCGAAAAGACGATCCGCAAGACGTACCGGATCGAGAACATCGTCGGCCAGAGCAAACGGATGCAGGAGGTCTTCGCCGCGGTGACCAGCGTCGCGCCGTCGCGCGCCACGGTGCTGCTGCGCGGCGAGAGCGGGACGGGGAAGGAGATGATCGCGCGCGCGATCCACCAGGGGGGAGGCCGCGCGGACCGCCCCTTCGTCGCCGTCAACTGCGCCGCCCTCCCCGAGACGCTGCTCGAGTCGGAGCTGTTCGGCCACAGGCGGGGCGCCTTCACCGGCGCGGTCGAGGAACGGAAAGGCCGGTTCGAGGAGGCGTCCGGCGGCACGATCTTCCTCGACGAGGTGGGCGACATCCCGCTGCCCACGCAGGTGAAGCTGCTGCGCGTTCTCCAGGAACGCACGTTCGAGCGCCTCGGGGAGAACCGGCCCGTTCCCGTGGACGTCCGGATCATCGCGGCGACGAACGCCGACCTCGAAAAGATGGTGGCGGGAGGCACCTTCCGGGAGGACCTCTACTACCGCCTCAACGTGATCCCCGTCTTCCTCCCCCCCCTGCGGGACCGGAGGGAAGACATCCTCCCGCTGACGGAGCATTTCCTCGAGCGGTTCAACCGGGAGCACGGGAAAAGCGTCGCCTTCTCGAAGGACGCCCTCGACCTGCTCCTCGAGTACCGGTGGACCGGGAACGTGCGGGAACTCGAGAACCTCGTCGAGCGGGTGGTGGTGATGTCCAAGGCGCCGGTCGTGATGGCGCAGGACCTCCCCCGGGCGATCCGGGTCGCCGCGTCCCTCCCCGCGACCGGGTCCTACGGGCAGCCCCCCGCGCCGCAGGCGGTCGATGCCGCGTCCGCGGCGGAACCCATCCACCCGACGGCGCCGCGCGAAGGGCGTCCCCGCGCCGAGTATCTCAAAGCGATGGAGCGCGAGGAACTGCACGCCGCGCTGTCGTCCGCCGGCTGGGTGATCGCGCGCGCTGCGAAGATCCTCGGGTGGACGCCCCGGCAGGTGGCGTACAAGATGAAAAAACACGGGCTCTCCTCCCCGTGGAAGAAGTGA
- a CDS encoding VapC toxin family PIN domain ribonuclease, whose protein sequence is MKRAVFVGTDVVLDLLSRRDPFYPHAARLFSQAERGTIKACVSSLSFADLFYILRKETSGSRAIVILKLFREAVTVLPVDDAVVSNALNAGFTDFEAAVQYHVALAAGMPVLVTRNARHYRKSVITVCSAEEYLALQGRG, encoded by the coding sequence GTGAAGAGAGCTGTTTTCGTCGGTACCGACGTCGTCCTGGACCTTCTTTCGCGCCGTGACCCGTTTTACCCGCACGCAGCCAGGCTGTTCTCGCAAGCCGAGCGTGGAACGATCAAGGCATGCGTCTCGTCGCTCTCCTTCGCCGATCTTTTCTACATCCTGCGGAAGGAAACATCCGGTAGCCGAGCCATTGTGATCTTGAAGTTGTTCCGGGAGGCAGTGACGGTCTTGCCCGTCGACGACGCTGTCGTCTCCAACGCATTGAATGCAGGCTTTACCGATTTCGAGGCCGCCGTCCAGTACCACGTGGCGTTGGCCGCCGGGATGCCCGTCCTCGTCACGCGCAACGCCAGGCACTACCGCAAATCGGTGATCACGGTGTGCTCCGCCGAGGAGTATCTGGCGCTGCAGGGCAGAGGATAA
- a CDS encoding phosphate transport system regulatory protein PhoU — MKKHYSEQLAGLRERVLRMGGLVEQMTRRVVQALVERNINFLAEVRSMETQVNQLHIEIDEACIELIALRQPAAVDLRFIAAAMKINTDMERIGDQAINITQRAESLLAVPTLKPLIDIPRMADIAQEMLKAALDAFVNGDDELAYRTILRDDTVDQLKDQVFRELLTFMMADPTTIPRAMDLILVSRHIERIADHTTNICEDVIFMVKGKDVRHQGPLA, encoded by the coding sequence ATGAAAAAACATTATTCGGAACAGCTGGCGGGTCTTCGCGAACGGGTCCTCCGCATGGGAGGGCTGGTGGAACAGATGACCCGAAGGGTCGTCCAGGCGCTGGTCGAGCGAAACATCAACTTCCTTGCCGAGGTTCGTTCCATGGAGACCCAGGTCAACCAGCTCCACATCGAGATCGACGAGGCGTGCATCGAGCTCATCGCGCTGCGCCAGCCGGCGGCCGTCGATCTCCGCTTCATCGCGGCGGCGATGAAGATCAACACGGACATGGAGCGGATCGGCGACCAGGCGATCAACATCACGCAGCGGGCGGAGTCGCTTCTCGCCGTCCCGACGCTCAAACCGCTGATCGATATCCCGCGAATGGCCGACATCGCGCAGGAGATGCTGAAAGCGGCGCTGGACGCCTTCGTGAACGGCGACGACGAACTGGCGTACCGGACGATCCTTCGGGATGACACCGTGGACCAGCTCAAGGACCAGGTGTTCCGCGAGCTCCTGACGTTCATGATGGCCGACCCGACCACCATCCCGCGGGCGATGGACCTGATCCTCGTCTCGCGCCACATCGAGCGGATCGCCGATCACACCACCAACATCTGCGAGGACGTGATCTTCATGGTCAAGGGAAAGGACGTCCGGCACCAGGGCCCCCTGGCGTAG
- a CDS encoding deoxyhypusine synthase (transforms a conserved lysine residue of initiation factor 5A into deoxyhypusine) encodes MARRSRYLSGARILPPPVGKRMSASELIEKTFLAYNAGRLREGARLLSERMLAPDVTVGLSLTGALTPAGLGVSCIVPLLKAGFVDWVVSTGANLYHDAHFGLGLPMHAGSPFLDDRVLRDEGVVRIYDVLFDYEVLLDTDAFFRRVLDLPEFQAEMGTAEFHYRLGRYMAEREKTLGQGEVSVLAAAWRYGVPVYTSSPGDSSIGMNVAAMRLGGRGVTFDVSLDVNETAAIVYDAKRRGGKSAVWILGGGSPKNFMLQTEPQIQEVLGLDEKGHDYFLQVTDARPDTGGLSGATPSEAVSWGKVDPDKLPDTVVCYLDSTVALPLLCAFAFDRVGKRIRRRLYDRREEMLENLGKAYRKAVNAAGVTKKRKVARKR; translated from the coding sequence ATGGCCAGGAGATCGCGGTACCTTTCCGGCGCGCGTATTCTTCCCCCGCCCGTGGGGAAGAGGATGTCGGCCTCGGAGCTGATCGAGAAGACGTTCCTCGCCTACAACGCGGGGAGGCTGCGGGAAGGGGCGCGGCTTCTTTCCGAACGGATGCTTGCGCCCGACGTAACGGTGGGACTGTCGCTCACCGGCGCGCTCACCCCCGCGGGGCTTGGCGTGTCGTGCATCGTCCCGCTGCTCAAGGCGGGGTTCGTCGACTGGGTCGTCTCCACGGGGGCGAACCTGTACCACGATGCCCACTTCGGGCTCGGGCTTCCGATGCACGCCGGCTCACCGTTCCTCGACGACCGCGTCCTGCGGGACGAGGGGGTCGTGCGGATCTACGACGTCCTGTTCGACTACGAGGTGCTCTTGGACACGGACGCCTTCTTCCGCCGGGTGCTCGACCTGCCGGAGTTCCAGGCGGAGATGGGGACGGCGGAATTCCATTACCGGCTCGGGCGGTACATGGCGGAGCGGGAAAAGACTCTCGGCCAGGGGGAGGTGAGCGTGCTGGCGGCCGCGTGGCGGTACGGGGTCCCCGTCTACACGTCGTCCCCGGGCGACTCCTCCATCGGGATGAACGTCGCCGCGATGCGCCTCGGCGGCCGCGGGGTGACGTTCGACGTCTCCCTCGACGTGAACGAGACGGCCGCGATCGTCTACGACGCGAAACGCCGGGGAGGAAAAAGCGCGGTCTGGATCCTCGGCGGCGGGTCGCCGAAGAACTTCATGCTCCAGACCGAGCCGCAGATCCAGGAGGTTCTCGGGCTCGACGAAAAGGGGCACGACTACTTCCTGCAGGTCACCGACGCCCGGCCCGACACGGGCGGGCTCTCCGGCGCGACGCCTTCGGAGGCGGTCTCGTGGGGAAAAGTGGATCCGGACAAGCTCCCCGACACGGTGGTCTGCTACCTCGACTCGACCGTGGCGCTTCCGCTCCTTTGCGCCTTCGCGTTCGACCGGGTGGGGAAGCGGATCCGCAGACGCCTCTACGACCGCCGGGAGGAGATGCTGGAGAATCTGGGAAAGGCGTACCGCAAGGCGGTGAACGCCGCGGGGGTGACGAAGAAGCGGAAGGTCGCGAGGAAGAGGTAA
- a CDS encoding phosphate ABC transporter ATP-binding protein, which translates to MENVFEIHDLSSWFGENQVLKKIRMDIAKNSVTSVMGPSGCGKSTFIRCLNRMHDMTPGFRMSGEILLDGENIHSEKIDPVYLRRRVGMVFQQPNPFPRMSVFENVAVGLKLNGRKLSRADISGKVERSLVMAALWNEVKDHLDQSGVSLSGGQQQRLCIARALAVEPEVLLMDEPCSALDPASTAKIEELIEDLSEKYTIAVVTHNMQQAARISDQVAFFLMGELIEMDKSGKIFTNPSDKRTEEYITGRFG; encoded by the coding sequence ATGGAAAACGTCTTCGAGATCCACGACCTGAGCAGCTGGTTCGGGGAGAACCAGGTGCTGAAGAAGATCCGGATGGACATCGCGAAGAACTCCGTCACCTCCGTGATGGGCCCCTCGGGATGCGGAAAGAGCACCTTCATCCGCTGCCTCAACCGGATGCACGACATGACCCCGGGATTCCGCATGTCGGGAGAGATCCTCCTGGATGGTGAGAACATCCATTCCGAGAAGATCGACCCGGTGTACCTCCGCCGGCGGGTCGGGATGGTCTTCCAGCAGCCGAACCCGTTTCCCCGCATGTCGGTGTTCGAGAACGTCGCCGTCGGGCTCAAACTGAACGGGAGGAAGCTCTCCCGGGCGGACATCTCCGGGAAAGTGGAGCGGTCGCTCGTCATGGCGGCCCTCTGGAACGAGGTGAAGGATCACCTCGACCAGTCGGGAGTATCTCTCTCCGGCGGACAGCAGCAGCGCCTCTGCATCGCCCGGGCCCTCGCCGTCGAGCCGGAAGTGCTCCTGATGGACGAGCCGTGCTCGGCCCTGGACCCGGCATCCACGGCGAAGATCGAAGAACTCATCGAGGATCTGAGCGAAAAATACACGATCGCCGTCGTCACGCACAACATGCAGCAGGCGGCGCGCATCTCCGACCAGGTCGCCTTCTTCCTCATGGGGGAACTGATCGAGATGGACAAGAGCGGAAAGATCTTCACGAACCCGTCGGACAAGCGGACGGAGGAGTACATTACGGGAAGGTTCGGGTGA